The region TACCTGCCGTCGGTGGGAACCGGCGCCTCCCGCTGAGCGGTCCGGCCATGACGTCCGGCCCCCGGGACATGGGCCGGACGCCACCGTTCACCGACGAGATCGCGACATCTTCCGCCGCATCCGAACGCGCGTCGGAAAGTCTGTCCCAATGGCCATGGATTCTCGCGCTAGTGTGCGCGCGTGAGCCTTCATGTCGTCATAGGATTCGGGCCCGCCGGAGCGGCCACCGCTCGGCTGCTGGCCGAAAAGGGCCATTCGGTACGGGTCGTCACCACATCGGGCCGAAGCCCGGAGCCGGGCATCGAGCATGTCGCGCTGGACGCGACGGACAGCGCACGACTGACCGAGGCCGCGCAGGGCGCGGCCGCCATCTATAGCTGCGCCGCACCGCCCTACCACCGCTGGGCGAGCGACTGGCCGCCGCTGGCCTCGTCGCTCTGCGCGGCGGCCGAGGCGACCGGGGCCGTCCTGGTCGTCCTGGGCAACCTCTACGGGTACGGCCCGGTCGACGGCCCCATGACCGAGGAGCTGCCGCTCGCGGCGACCGGCACCAAGGGGCGGGTACGCGCCGCCGGGTGGGAGCAGGCGCGGGACCTCCATGAGCAAGGCCGGATCAAGGCGGTCGAGGTACGGGCGTCGGACTTCTTCGGGCCCGGAGTGACCGACGGCGGGCACCTGGCCGCGCGGGTCATGCCAAAGGTGCTGCGCGGCAAGCCGGTCTCCTCGCTCGGGGACCCGGACACCCCGCACAGTTGGAGCTATATCCCCGACGTGGCCGCCGCCCTGGCCGAGGTCGCGGGCGAGGAGCGGGCCTGGGGTCGGGCCTGGCACGTACCGACCGCGCCCGCGCGGTCCACCCGGGAGATGGTCGACCGCCTCGCCACACAGGCGGAAACCGGGCCGGTCGCGGTGCGCAGGCTGCCGTCCGCCGTGCTCGGTCTCGCCTCGCTGGTCTCCCCGCTGCTGCGTGAACTGAAGGAGGTCCGCTACCAGTTCGACCGTCCCTTCGTCGTGGACGCGAGCGCCTACGAAGCCGCGTTCGCGGTGCGCGCCACCCCCGTCGACGAGCAGGTCGAGGCGACGGTCGAGTGGTGGCGTGAGCGTCTGTCCACCGCCGGGTGACATCTGTGACAGCGAAGGGATCCCAAGTGGGTTCAGCGGGAACGCGGCGTGATGACGTCGCGATCGTGGGAATGGCCTGCCGGTTCCCGGGGGCACGTAACGTCAACCAGTACTGGCGGCTCCTCAACGAGCCGCGGGCGCAGTTCACAGCCGTCCCCGACTCGCGGTGGCGCACCGCCACCTTCCTCAGCGACAACTTACGCGACTCGTCCTCGGCCTATACGGACACCATGGCCCTGCTGCCGGATGTGGGCCACTTCGACGCGGCGCACTACGGCATCCCGCCACGGCGGGCCAGATCGATGGATCCGCAGGGCCGACTGCTGATCGACCTGGCCCGGGAGGCCATCCAGGACGCCGGATGGGAAGCCGAGGGCTTCGACCGCGAGGAGACCTCGGTGATCACGGCGCTCACCGAGAGCGGCTACCGCCAACTCAGCACCATGCAGATCCGGATGCGCCAGCTCACCGGCGGCGAGTTCGGGGCGCGGGCGAGCGACCCCCGGTGGCCGGAGGCGGTCCGCGCGGTGGACGGGCTGCACGGCTCCTCGGTGGCCGGGCTGCTGCTCAACATGGGGCCGAACACGGTCAGTTCGGTCTTCGATCTGCACGGCGAGAGCTATGCGCTGGACTCGGCGTGCTCCGGTGGACTCATGGCCGTGGCCAACGCCGTGTTCGCGCTGCGCGCGGGCCGGTGCCGGATCGCGCTCGCGGGCGGCGCCCAGTTGATCCTCGCCCCGGACCTGCTGGTGGGGCTGTGCCGGATCGGCGCCATCTCGCGCAGCGGCAGATGCCTGCCGTTCGGCGCGGAGGCCGACGGCTTCGTCCTGGGGGAGGGCGCCGGGGTCCTGGCGCTGCGCCCGCTGGCCGACGCGCTGGCCGCCGGTGACCGGGTCTACGCGGTGATCCGGGGCGTGGGCACGGCCAACGACGGGACCGTGCAGGGCGGCATGCACCCCCAGGCGGCCGGTCAGCTCAGGGCCCTGCGCCGGGCCTACCGCGACGCGGACCTGGCCCCGGACACGGTGGGATACCTCGAGGCGCACGGCACCGGGACCACGGTCGGCGATCCGGTCGAGGTCGGTGTTCTGCGGGAACTGCGGGGCGAGCGGGGCGCACCGGCCTTCCTCGGCGCGGTGAAGGCGGTGGTCGGGCACGCGCTCAACGCCGCGGGGATCGCCGGACTCGTCAAGACGGTGCTGGCCGTGCACCGGGGGGTGATACCGCCGCAGCCGGACTTCGACCTGGCCGACCGCTCCGGACTCGACGCCGCGCGGCTGACCATCCCGACGAAGCCGACCGGCTGGCCCGAGCCCGGGCAGCCGCGCCGGGCAGGCGTGAGCGCCTTCGGCTTCGGCGGCACCGGTGTCCATCTGGTGGTGGAGGAGTACGCCACGGCACCGGCCGGCCCCGCACCGGACGGCGGGCCGCGTCTGCTGGTGCTCAGCGCCCGCGACCGGGCCGGGCTGGCCCGTTACGCCCGGGAGCTGGCACACACCCTCGCCGAGGACCGGCCGCCGCTGGCCGGGGTGGCGGACACCCTGGCCCGCCGGGCTCCCCTCGCCGAACGCCTCGCCCTGGTGGCGGAGGACGCCGCCGACGCCGCCACCAGGCTGACCGCGGCGGCCGAGGCCGTGGCGGCCGGCCGCACCGGAGATCTCGGGGCCGGGCTGGTGGCCGGTACGGTGCCACCCGGTGAGCTGCCGGAGGCCGCCGTACCGGAGCCGGGCTCGCTGCCCGCCGACGCGCACTCGGCCGCACTGGCCCAGCTCGCACAGCGCGCGGTCACCGGCGCGGCGCTTCGCCCGCTGAGGGAGCGCATACCCCCCATCACCCTGCCGCCGAGCCCGCTCGCCCCGCGCCACCACTGGGTGGTGGACGAGTCGGCACGCGCTCCCGAGGAAGAGGACACCGCCCACGCCCTCGGGGCCGTGGGGGAGGGCCGGACCGGGCCGGTGGGCTCGCCCGCGGCGGGGCGGGGCGGCGGGGCGTCCGCCGGGTCCATCGTGCTCGAAGAGCTGTCGCGGACCGGCGTCTTCCCGCTCGCCGATCTGACCGAGCGGATGCGGTTGGTGACCGACCTCGGCTTCGACTCCCTGATGCTGCAGGAGCTGGAGGTCAACATCGGCAAGCGGATACCGGGATTCCGCACCGAGGAGATCTTCTCGCCCGACCTCACCGTGGAACGGCTCGTCGCGCTGGTCGATCCGCACCTCGCGCACGAGCCGGCCGCCGGTGCGCCGCTGCCCCAGCAGACGCCGGCGGACTGGGACGCGGCGAGTGCCTGCGCCGATGACTTCCCCGAGGTGCGGCAGTTCGAGGAGCGCTTGAGCGCGATCGTCGGCAGTGGCGCGGACTTCCCCTATTTCCGGGTCCATCAGGGCAACATCCGCGACACGACCGTGATCGACGGACGGCCGTATCTGTCCTTCGGCAGCTACAACTACCTGGGGCTCTCCGGCCATCCGGCGGTCAACGAGGCCGTGCACCGGGCGGTGGACCGGTACGGCACCTCGGTCTCCGCGAGCCGGGTGCTCTCCGGCGAACGG is a window of Streptomyces violaceusniger Tu 4113 DNA encoding:
- a CDS encoding NAD-dependent epimerase/dehydratase family protein; this encodes MSLHVVIGFGPAGAATARLLAEKGHSVRVVTTSGRSPEPGIEHVALDATDSARLTEAAQGAAAIYSCAAPPYHRWASDWPPLASSLCAAAEATGAVLVVLGNLYGYGPVDGPMTEELPLAATGTKGRVRAAGWEQARDLHEQGRIKAVEVRASDFFGPGVTDGGHLAARVMPKVLRGKPVSSLGDPDTPHSWSYIPDVAAALAEVAGEERAWGRAWHVPTAPARSTREMVDRLATQAETGPVAVRRLPSAVLGLASLVSPLLRELKEVRYQFDRPFVVDASAYEAAFAVRATPVDEQVEATVEWWRERLSTAG
- a CDS encoding aminotransferase class I/II-fold pyridoxal phosphate-dependent enzyme; its protein translation is MACRFPGARNVNQYWRLLNEPRAQFTAVPDSRWRTATFLSDNLRDSSSAYTDTMALLPDVGHFDAAHYGIPPRRARSMDPQGRLLIDLAREAIQDAGWEAEGFDREETSVITALTESGYRQLSTMQIRMRQLTGGEFGARASDPRWPEAVRAVDGLHGSSVAGLLLNMGPNTVSSVFDLHGESYALDSACSGGLMAVANAVFALRAGRCRIALAGGAQLILAPDLLVGLCRIGAISRSGRCLPFGAEADGFVLGEGAGVLALRPLADALAAGDRVYAVIRGVGTANDGTVQGGMHPQAAGQLRALRRAYRDADLAPDTVGYLEAHGTGTTVGDPVEVGVLRELRGERGAPAFLGAVKAVVGHALNAAGIAGLVKTVLAVHRGVIPPQPDFDLADRSGLDAARLTIPTKPTGWPEPGQPRRAGVSAFGFGGTGVHLVVEEYATAPAGPAPDGGPRLLVLSARDRAGLARYARELAHTLAEDRPPLAGVADTLARRAPLAERLALVAEDAADAATRLTAAAEAVAAGRTGDLGAGLVAGTVPPGELPEAAVPEPGSLPADAHSAALAQLAQRAVTGAALRPLRERIPPITLPPSPLAPRHHWVVDESARAPEEEDTAHALGAVGEGRTGPVGSPAAGRGGGASAGSIVLEELSRTGVFPLADLTERMRLVTDLGFDSLMLQELEVNIGKRIPGFRTEEIFSPDLTVERLVALVDPHLAHEPAAGAPLPQQTPADWDAASACADDFPEVRQFEERLSAIVGSGADFPYFRVHQGNIRDTTVIDGRPYLSFGSYNYLGLSGHPAVNEAVHRAVDRYGTSVSASRVLSGERELTVRLERALADFLGVPDCLALVSGHATNVTAIGHLVGARDLVVHDALAHDSILQGCALSGAARRPFPHNDIDGLEDALRRNRSRFRRVLIAVEGAYSMDGDLVDLPAVIELKRRYGALLMVDEAHSIGTVGERGRGVGEFFGVDRSGVDLWMGTLSKTFASCGGYLGGSARMVRWLRHTLPGFVYSVGLTPANAAAALAATELILAEPHRVAALRRNAELFLGLAAAAGLTTGSSAHTPIVPCVLGDSARTLRIADRLFDRGVIADPIFHPAVEEGLARLRFFVTSEHREDDIRRTVAILAEEVAATGG